A region from the Vibrio sp. SS-MA-C1-2 genome encodes:
- the dnaK gene encoding molecular chaperone DnaK, producing MSKIIGIDLGTTNSCVSVLDGDTPRVIENAEGERTTASVIAYTDGETLVGQPAKRQAVTNPENTLFAIKRLIGRRFEDKEVQRDIEIMPFNIIKADNGDAWVEAKGQKMAAPQVSAEILKKMKKTAEEFLGESVSEAVITVPAYFNDAQRQATKDAGRIAGLEVKRIINEPTAAALAYGLDKQDGERTIAVYDLGGGTFDISIIEIDQVEGDKTFEVLSTNGDTHLGGEDFDNRLINFLIDTFKAEQGIDLKQDPLAMQRVKEAAEKAKIELSSAMQTDVNLPYVTADATGPKHLNIKVTRAKLESLVEDLIDRSLEPLKIALADADLQISDITDVILVGGQTRMPMVQEKMSAFFGQEPRKDVNPDEAVAMGAAVQGAVLAGDVKDVLLLDVTPLSFGIETMGGVMTKLIEKNTTIPTKAEQVFSTAEDNQSAVTIHVLQGERKQATYNKSLGQFNLEGIQAAPRGTAQIEVSFDLDADGILNVTAKDKTTGKEQKITIQASGGLTESEIEQMVQEAEANKETDKLFEELVTIRNQADHLIHSTTKQIEETGDTLSSTDKAEIENAIKALEAVKTSENKADIEAKVELLAKAAQKLAQTQPNQNTQSDSTGSNNGAKSDEDVIDAEFEEMK from the coding sequence ATGAGTAAGATTATTGGTATCGATTTAGGAACAACAAATTCATGTGTCTCTGTATTAGATGGAGACACTCCTAGAGTTATTGAAAATGCAGAAGGCGAACGTACCACTGCATCAGTCATTGCTTATACCGATGGTGAAACCCTTGTCGGTCAACCAGCAAAACGTCAGGCTGTCACAAACCCTGAAAATACGTTATTTGCAATTAAGCGTTTAATTGGTCGTCGTTTCGAAGATAAAGAAGTTCAGCGTGATATTGAGATTATGCCATTCAATATTATCAAAGCGGATAACGGTGATGCTTGGGTTGAAGCTAAAGGTCAAAAAATGGCAGCACCTCAAGTTTCAGCTGAAATCTTAAAGAAAATGAAGAAGACAGCAGAAGAGTTTCTTGGCGAAAGCGTGTCTGAAGCCGTCATTACTGTTCCTGCTTACTTCAATGATGCACAACGCCAAGCAACCAAAGATGCAGGACGAATTGCAGGTTTAGAAGTTAAACGTATTATTAATGAACCTACAGCAGCAGCACTTGCCTATGGTTTAGATAAACAAGATGGCGAACGTACCATTGCTGTTTATGATTTAGGTGGTGGAACATTTGATATCTCGATCATCGAGATCGATCAAGTTGAAGGTGATAAAACATTCGAGGTATTGTCGACAAATGGTGATACTCACCTTGGCGGTGAAGATTTCGATAATCGATTAATTAATTTCCTTATTGATACTTTTAAAGCAGAGCAAGGCATTGATCTGAAGCAAGATCCACTCGCGATGCAACGCGTTAAAGAAGCGGCTGAAAAAGCTAAAATTGAGCTCTCTTCTGCGATGCAAACGGATGTCAATTTACCTTATGTGACGGCAGATGCGACTGGACCTAAACACCTGAACATTAAAGTTACTCGGGCAAAATTAGAGTCTTTAGTTGAGGATTTAATTGATCGCTCTTTAGAACCATTGAAAATTGCACTTGCCGATGCTGATCTTCAAATCTCTGATATTACTGATGTTATTCTTGTCGGTGGTCAGACTCGAATGCCGATGGTTCAAGAAAAAATGTCTGCATTCTTTGGTCAAGAGCCACGTAAAGATGTTAACCCAGATGAAGCTGTTGCTATGGGTGCCGCCGTTCAAGGGGCTGTTCTTGCTGGTGATGTAAAAGATGTATTATTGTTAGATGTCACGCCACTCTCCTTTGGTATCGAAACCATGGGGGGAGTAATGACTAAGCTGATTGAGAAGAATACGACGATTCCAACCAAGGCTGAGCAGGTTTTCTCAACGGCTGAAGATAACCAAAGTGCCGTGACTATTCATGTGTTACAAGGTGAACGCAAACAAGCGACCTACAACAAGTCACTTGGGCAATTTAACCTTGAAGGTATACAAGCAGCACCGCGTGGAACGGCGCAAATTGAAGTTTCATTTGATCTAGATGCTGATGGTATCTTAAATGTAACCGCAAAAGATAAGACCACAGGCAAAGAGCAGAAGATTACCATTCAAGCTTCAGGGGGCTTAACTGAATCTGAAATTGAACAAATGGTACAAGAAGCGGAAGCGAACAAAGAAACGGATAAGTTATTTGAAGAGTTAGTGACAATACGAAACCAAGCTGATCACTTAATTCACTCTACGACGAAGCAGATTGAAGAAACTGGAGATACATTGTCTTCGACAGATAAAGCAGAGATCGAGAATGCAATTAAAGCACTTGAAGCGGTTAAAACCAGTGAAAACAAAGCTGATATTGAAGCAAAAGTTGAATTATTGGCTAAGGCTGCTCAAAAGTTAGCTCAAACACAACCAAATCAAAACACTCAAAGTGACAGTACAGGATCAAATAATGGCGCTAAGTCAGATGAAGATGTGATTGATGCTGAGTTTGAAGAGATGAAGTAA
- a CDS encoding Hsp20 family protein: MRNVDLSPLYRHAIGFDRLFNLAETNAKKSTSGGYPPYNIEQKDENNYRITMAVAGFSKSDLNLTQNENMLIVSGELTPDKTKRNYVYQGIAERNFERKFQLADYVRVSSASMENGLLHIDLVREVPEAMKPRQITINK, encoded by the coding sequence ATGCGAAATGTAGATCTTTCTCCCCTATATCGCCATGCAATTGGCTTTGATCGCCTGTTTAATTTAGCAGAAACTAATGCTAAAAAATCGACATCAGGTGGATATCCTCCCTATAACATCGAACAAAAAGATGAAAATAACTACAGAATAACCATGGCTGTAGCCGGTTTCTCTAAAAGTGATTTAAACCTTACTCAAAATGAAAATATGTTGATCGTATCAGGTGAATTAACCCCTGATAAAACTAAGCGAAATTATGTCTATCAAGGCATTGCTGAACGCAACTTTGAGCGAAAATTTCAACTTGCTGACTATGTAAGAGTCTCTAGCGCAAGTATGGAAAATGGACTATTACACATTGATCTAGTCCGTGAAGTGCCAGAAGCGATGAAGCCTCGACAGATCACGATTAACAAATAG
- a CDS encoding family 20 glycosylhydrolase, whose product MLKFPFNDLKLAQESYQLVGNVRWPATGELVAATSIKGSEIPTPNGGYPVSLTKKEQKLILGGEAAIWAENYDDSTLDNRIWPRSYVVAERLWSSEELTDEASMYQRLQTMDRWSTISVGLQQKTSIEKQLLRLANGHDVAPLRQLANYAEPAQYYARNWIKFNQTEPKGELYSQSERLNRFADALPVESFKVLDMEKLATQTTDRAAMTNLLAHYNQVLDSAKLSKMIFADNIASVDSQEIAQKHVDVAYAAKQLLEQLLETGSVSSTQIDVTRDVLAKSAAVYDEVVVAIARPTEILVNTLSR is encoded by the coding sequence TTGTTAAAATTTCCCTTTAATGATCTAAAATTAGCTCAGGAAAGTTATCAGCTTGTGGGAAATGTCCGTTGGCCAGCAACGGGTGAATTAGTGGCTGCAACGTCGATAAAAGGAAGTGAAATTCCGACGCCAAATGGCGGGTATCCAGTTAGTTTAACCAAGAAAGAACAAAAGTTAATTCTTGGTGGTGAAGCAGCAATCTGGGCTGAAAACTATGATGATTCAACCTTAGATAATCGTATTTGGCCGCGTAGTTATGTGGTTGCAGAGCGTTTATGGTCCAGTGAAGAATTAACAGATGAAGCAAGTATGTATCAGCGATTACAGACAATGGATCGTTGGTCTACCATTTCTGTTGGTTTGCAACAAAAAACCAGCATTGAAAAGCAATTGTTAAGATTGGCAAATGGTCATGATGTTGCTCCTTTGCGTCAACTTGCTAACTACGCTGAACCTGCACAATATTATGCGCGCAACTGGATTAAATTCAATCAAACGGAACCAAAAGGTGAGTTATATAGCCAAAGCGAACGTTTAAATCGTTTTGCTGATGCGCTACCCGTTGAAAGCTTTAAAGTGCTAGATATGGAGAAATTAGCAACGCAAACTACCGATCGTGCTGCAATGACAAATTTATTAGCACATTATAATCAAGTGTTAGATAGTGCAAAATTAAGTAAAATGATCTTTGCTGATAATATCGCATCTGTCGATAGCCAAGAGATAGCACAAAAGCATGTGGATGTAGCCTATGCTGCAAAACAACTTCTCGAACAATTATTAGAGACTGGCTCAGTGTCATCTACCCAAATTGATGTAACCCGTGATGTTTTAGCAAAGAGTGCGGCGGTGTACGATGAAGTGGTTGTCGCTATCGCTAGACCAACTGAGATTTTAGTTAATACATTAAGTCGTTAA
- a CDS encoding sodium:solute symporter family transporter: MYEFGALNWTILGGYIALTLVLGLFIGRKVTSASQFALGDKSIPWWAIGISVVSTYVSAMSFLGGPAWSYKEGLSVIAIHLNYPLVILFIVAVFMPFFYNTGLTSIYEYQERRFGKTSRLLLSLIFLTKQSISSAAVLYATALILEFITGIDVAYCIVIVTSIALVYTLMGGIAAVIWTDVIQAAILFIGAFIIIEAVWNGMPEPMTQVMADLKADGMTNGLKTTMNLSEVTTVWAGVIAMTMFHSTVYGGNQMMVQRCMAAKSMGDAKKSMLMMGYVAFFIYFVFILLGILFNAYYDGKPFENGNTIILHYASEYGLPGLMGIIAAAILAASMSSLDSAFNSMATVSVEDFYKRFYKKNESEEHYLKASRVFTLIWAVFVIVPALMFATSTGSILEVLSKAGSYFVGANFCMFVLGFYSKHITEKGLLIGVAASFLAIMYTAMQTDVSWPWYCVIGVVVNASVAYVASLLITGKQTEMHQYTVKGQQAEYARLKKPTMENGWYLIPGKIDKASYGLLVMFVFSLVFLWGINEFADQPDNLTLFAKVSVFIVAAAIIGYFVRVFLNSSQKSQVTADAK, translated from the coding sequence ATGTATGAATTTGGAGCGTTAAACTGGACTATTCTTGGGGGGTATATTGCATTAACCCTAGTTTTAGGACTATTCATTGGTCGTAAAGTGACTTCAGCAAGTCAATTTGCATTGGGTGATAAAAGTATCCCTTGGTGGGCGATTGGTATATCCGTTGTTAGTACTTATGTTAGTGCGATGTCATTTTTAGGTGGTCCAGCATGGTCATATAAAGAAGGATTATCGGTTATTGCAATTCATCTTAATTATCCTTTGGTTATCTTATTTATCGTTGCTGTCTTTATGCCTTTTTTCTATAACACGGGTTTGACATCAATTTATGAATATCAAGAACGCCGCTTTGGTAAAACATCACGTCTGCTTCTTTCTCTTATCTTTTTAACAAAACAATCTATCAGTTCAGCCGCCGTTTTGTATGCAACCGCCTTAATCTTAGAGTTTATTACAGGGATAGATGTCGCTTACTGTATTGTTATTGTGACTTCGATAGCACTGGTTTATACCTTAATGGGCGGGATTGCTGCGGTAATCTGGACGGATGTGATTCAAGCTGCAATTTTGTTTATTGGTGCATTTATTATCATTGAAGCTGTTTGGAATGGTATGCCAGAGCCAATGACTCAAGTGATGGCGGATCTTAAAGCGGATGGCATGACTAATGGGTTAAAAACGACCATGAATCTGAGTGAAGTCACCACAGTATGGGCGGGTGTTATCGCGATGACCATGTTCCATAGTACAGTTTACGGCGGTAACCAGATGATGGTTCAGCGTTGTATGGCAGCAAAAAGCATGGGTGATGCAAAAAAATCGATGTTAATGATGGGTTATGTTGCATTCTTTATTTATTTTGTATTTATCCTATTAGGCATTTTGTTTAATGCTTATTACGACGGCAAACCATTCGAAAATGGCAATACAATTATTCTTCATTATGCGAGTGAGTATGGGTTACCTGGTTTAATGGGGATCATTGCAGCGGCAATTTTAGCGGCAAGTATGTCAAGTCTTGATTCTGCGTTTAACTCGATGGCAACCGTTTCTGTAGAAGATTTCTACAAACGTTTCTATAAGAAAAATGAGAGTGAAGAGCACTACCTCAAAGCCTCTCGTGTCTTTACACTTATTTGGGCTGTGTTTGTTATCGTTCCTGCATTGATGTTTGCAACAAGTACTGGTTCGATACTTGAAGTACTAAGTAAAGCCGGTTCTTACTTTGTTGGAGCTAACTTCTGTATGTTTGTCCTTGGATTCTACTCTAAGCACATAACAGAGAAAGGGTTATTAATTGGTGTTGCAGCAAGTTTCTTAGCCATTATGTATACCGCAATGCAGACAGATGTATCATGGCCTTGGTATTGTGTTATTGGTGTTGTTGTGAATGCTTCCGTTGCTTATGTTGCAAGTTTACTTATCACTGGTAAACAGACAGAAATGCATCAATATACAGTAAAAGGGCAGCAAGCTGAGTATGCTCGTCTTAAGAAGCCAACAATGGAAAATGGCTGGTACTTAATTCCGGGTAAGATTGATAAAGCAAGCTACGGACTTCTTGTGATGTTTGTATTCTCGCTAGTCTTCTTATGGGGAATTAATGAGTTTGCTGATCAACCTGATAATTTAACCCTGTTTGCTAAAGTGTCAGTATTTATCGTTGCTGCGGCTATCATTGGTTACTTTGTTCGTGTTTTCTTAAACTCTAGCCAAAAGTCTCAAGTCACGGCTGATGCTAAATAA